In Phaseolus vulgaris cultivar G19833 chromosome 3, P. vulgaris v2.0, whole genome shotgun sequence, the sequence tttatttattttttcacttaACATACTACATATGTTACATGACACCacataaaatgaataaaaaataacatcatCATACATTGTGGCAAATTAGTCGCAATAGAAGAATAATGAATGACATAATTATGTCTAAgtacataatttattatgtacATTCTCATAATAATGAATTATGTGTTTCATGCATAATCTATTATGCATTCAACAAAATTGATTATCTTATACATATGACTTTATAAATAATGATATAGTtagtttttttccttttaatgaTGAACaccaaaaaaaagtaaaatgaaaTTACTTAATGGTTAAGCAATAGTCGTGAGAATAGTAATCTCGGTCGTGAATTTAGAAGTTTTTCACTGTGAGTTGATTTGAGAGTCTTAACAAGTTGTTAAACTTCataggtaaaaaaaatattttgacaacTTTGTACACCATTTGACTATCAGTAAGAGACAACCTTTTGAGTAGCATAATTTTGTGtaattataaagtaattttgaatagaaaaatgatgaaaaagAAACGACATGCAAATGAATTGATGACAGCATTTTGATAATTAAagtgaaatataattaaacgAAGAAAAGATGTATAAAAAAGACATTACTAGATTTGTTTAGTTTGATGCATGTTAGAagttggaagaagaagaagaagaagaagaaggttgAGATGGTTTGAGGAATTAAAAAATGAGACCCACATGGGCATGGCTCCCATGACCAAGTCTGAGATATGGACCCTCCCTTCACATGGGCATGTCCCCTTTGCCTTTCCTTAAAGCCAACGCTCCTCATTTATCTCCCAAAACTCTCTTCCCTTATGGGACACTCACCCTGTCCCACCCTTGTCCTCCATTTGTGGGGACATCTTGCTTTAAACTTGCTGCTCCTGCTACCGACACCTTACCCTGTCTTTCTCCATAATTTATTtcctcttttatttatttatgctcCTTTCACAACTCATTCATATCATTCCCGATACCATACCATACACAACACCACCTCTTTATCTTCCCATGTCCCTATAAAACATACCCTCCCACACCTGCATCACATCTCAAGTcttatcatcatcatcttctcaCAACCTACGTACGGCTACAATACACCACAAGAACAACACTGCACTCTCCAGACCAACCAACAAATTAACAACCACTTCCTTGTTTTTTTCTATTCACTTGTTGAATAAGAAACGACTCTCTGAAGCTTTCGCAATTGGATTATAGATTGTACTAGGAAGAAATGGAAAACACTGTGACATATGCGACTGATCTCAACCTCAAGGCAACTGAGCTTAGATTGGGGCTCCCAGGAACAGAAGAAAGTGAGGGAAAAACACTGCCTGCAGCTGTAAGAATTACCAACAAAAGGCCTTTGAATGAAACTTCAGAGGAGACCCTTTCCAAGGGCTCTAATGCTCCAAAAACTGTTCAAACTGAGGCCGCCCCTCCTGCCAAGTAAGTTCGATTAACATATTATTAAGACTCAAAGGCCTTTTTTTCTCATGTTGGGTGTTGATGAGGGGAGATGCATTGAAGTTCTTTTTGTGTATGGTAATTTTGAGTTGAGTGATTCATTGAATGTGTTGACATGCTTAACAGGGCAAAGATAGTGGGGTGGCCGCCAATCAGATCCTATAGGAAAAACAGCCTTCAGGAGAATGAGGGTGCTGGGATTTATGTGAAAGTAAGCATGGATGGAGCCCCTTACCTTAGGAAGATTGACTTGAAGGTATATGGAGGCTACACACAACTTCTCATAGCTCTAGAAACCATGTTCAAGTTGACCATAGGTGAGAAGAATTttagttttgtttgtttttactgAGATGAGATGAAAAGAAACAAGTTCAATCAAAGTTTTTGATATTGTGAAAATGACCTGGGTTATGTTATGGCTTTTCAGGTGAGTACTCTGAAAAAGAAGGTTACAAGGGATCCGACTATGCACCAACATATGAAGACAAGGACGGTGACTGGATGTTGGTTGGAGATGTTCCATGGGAGTAAGTGTTACATCTCTCCCTTTTCTTTCTGATCTGCTTTTGTTTGTCTCTGGTCTCATCTTTAGGTATCTCTGAGTTGAACTCAATCTGACATAACCGTACTTTTTGTGCAGCATGTTTGTGACTTCTTGCAAAAGGCTGAGAATCATGAAAGGATCAGAGGCCAGGGGTTTGGGTTGTGGTGTCTGAGAAACCAAGCCACTCAAATTACTATGAGCAGAGAAAAAGTGTTTTGGGGTGAAGGGAAATCATGCTTTCAGCTTGGGTTCTCGGATCTAAAGGGTTTTGACTTTTGAATCACTCTAGTGTATGCTGTTTGTTCGGTGGCATGCCTAATATGGAATTATAACTCTGAAGCAGGTGATGGAAGATACAGTGAAGTTTCTTCCTCAAGTTTGGCAACTTTTCTGGTTATTTTTGGCACCTCTGGTGGGATGCCATGCTATTCTATGTTGTTGTTTCCACTGATCCTTTTTCAAGTTTCAGAATGAGAAATCTCAGAGAGGTTTCACAAATGAAACTTTGTGtaaaagaaagatagaaaaggttatatgtaatattaattgtttcatccatgtttttctgttttatgtTGATACAAGAATACAGTGTAATATACAGTATTGGTATGTGCCTGTGTTTATTGAATGGACTCAAAATTAAGTTTGTGAgcgttttattattaatttaccTCTTTCTATCTTCTGATAAGGTCTCATTTATAGTTCTAATACCTACCATAATTTGGAACTGAAAACTCAGATAGATTCATCAGATCAGAGTTTTGGAATCATATTTAACAGATACCATTAGGTGATTCATAGCTGGTGTCTTCGCTCATTTTCAATCTTTCACATTCAACATCGAATGGCTTTAATTTTACCCTTTTATCTAAATTAAAATTcggaataaaattaaataaaacatgcTAAATTATTCATATAATATCTCTGTTATATCATCTGTTTTCTTatactattttctttttctttttatttggtgttttttacaaaatgttgtataaaattattttacactGTTCATCGTTTTCGAAGGCTACGCGGATTGTTGGAAATCTCATGTCGATTACAGATtatgacatttcattgtatataagtaagTGTAAATCTCaaccggttttatgaggttgaattagacttaaagtccactttgtataCGAGATTGATACATTTATATCCAACCATTTTTCTACATTCCTTGTAacaatcaataataattttatttgaatttaaataatttaattagaaatttacttttaattatgtattttttctaaaaatatcaaattatttgtgtgtattttCTTTAGGTTATTTATGAGAAGTAATTGTGATGATTTGGTAGAAAAAGTTGAGAGAATGAAGACTCATATCACGAGAGACTGATGAACAATATTGTAGTTTTATGATACTAAAGAAGTATAATTTACAAGTTTTTAACACTTAAAATGCgtataattaactttttttataaatatatttatattttaaaaaatatacttgaaagataattttgatattataataaaaataacttatccATTTTCATTAAtcaatcaaatttattatatgtcTCAATCAGTGTTTTACTTAAATcaactttatttatattaaattaaattatcttaCTTTTTCTTCTGAATCACTACAAATGAATCTTCCCGTTTTCATACTCTTAACCAAATATAGcgtaaaacaaaattcaaaactaaaaatattctAGGTATATATAATGAGGAGTAAAATGGAatagaatattattaaaatattcatgccattatttaaatacttttattgtgaaataaatagaaaatgatTGTTTCATCCGATGCTATTAAAATATAGGAAACAAGGAAAGcatttattttatgatatttaaaatatacaatattGTAGTTTTATGATActaaagaaatataatttacaAGTTTTTAACACTTAAAATGcgtataataatttaaataaatttttgtatcaTACTTAAATTGAATACTCAATAATATATaccaatatttattattaataattaacgAGTTTCtatgtagataaaaaaaataaatgattaatGTTTTAGGTTGATTAAGTTAAAATTGGGATTTTTTTTGTTGAACTGATTTTTAACAGTTTGACTGATTTTCGGGTATAATTTAAgcacttttatttcccttttTTGAATTACTTTTGCTTTCtatcatttaattaattatttattttaatattttttgtaaatatgtttttgaaCAAAGATATTCTACAAATTGCTCTGAACCCATCTTATTTTTAACAACGTTTCAGACTGTGAAAGAGTTAAACTGGTTTGGAACAAAAAACAGTGAATGATAGAAACTAAAACATGGCAAGAAAGATAGAAGTAAGAGGATAAGATCCATCTTAAAATACAACTTACCCATCAACACAAAAACGAACGGGAAACAAGGGTATTGAAATGCTGACTTTGTCCACTCAAAATCACTGTATTAATACATGCTGctccattttatttttattttataggaATTAAGATATGTAATAACTTCttatttatgtaatttattaatatatcttGTATCTTTCATTTCTTTTAGAGTCTCTCATTTAtacctttaattttattttctcacTGTAACAAATTATTAAGAATTTACTAAAAAACGAAGAGTGGTAAATTATGGTGTTTCATTATTGGGTggatatattattttcaaaatttgggtGTTTGACCGAATATTGTGATAAACATATATAAGTATGATGAGACTCTGAGATTAAACCTTGACATTGTGGAAGTTGTAGTTTTCAATAAAATGAGAAAAGAAGAAACATGATAGAAATGTCCTTctatttaatttgaattttggtACAAATGGGTCCTCTCTTCAATTCCACCCGCAGACAATCACTACATTTCCTAGCAATTGAGTTTTCACCCAAAGCTGACCCAAAATTGTTGTGTCTCAAGGAATCTGAATACCCTACAAATTATAGATTAGGTTCGATAAGAAAGGGTGGTTGTTTATAACGATCTATCTTCAAAGAACTAATCTcatcaacaaaataaaaagtcAAGAACAAAATAATAATGCAGTAGACAGTATCAGCCTTCAAGTTTATATGTCAAGACCTAATGCAGATATGTTGTTAGCAATGGAGTGACAAACTTTAACAAACATGATAATGCATGATGCAGTGTGGTTTTAGGAAAACACGGTTGTTACTTGTTAGTGatataagaaattatttttttatttttttcatgcgAGGAATCTTTCTAGTGCTGATCTGAGAGTTCtcttggtaaaaaaaaaacataaacaagCATGGCGAATATTAATGGCAGTGGACAGGACCTTGCGAATCATATTTATATTGAAATATGGAAAAGGTTGAAGTAACTAAATTATTCGTATTGTAGTAGTCTTAAAGTTCATGAACTAAAAAGCAAAACTGCCAAACTTTGTTGTTGGTTTTTGAAATAAATGTGCAAAATTTGATTGCATATATAATATGAATGAATAGTGGATTCAGAGCTGTAGATGCTGATTGGAATTTGAAAGCGTGTCTGCTTCCAACGATTACAGAGATGAAACATCAATGGTGCCGGCAATTTTATAATCAGAATTGTTTGAAGGAACCTCATTCATAGGTTCATGCATAACACTATCTTAATTAAAATATCTATTTggaattcaatttaaaatttaagaataacTCATCTTTACAAAATTCTATCATTCAATATAGATATAATTACATGATAATTCAATAAGTATGAGGATAAACTCTAATagaataactaaaaataatttaaatctaacttatttttacaaaactgatttctcaaattaaaaattactctacttatatattgtaaatttatattatctCTAATAATGTGTGAGATACGGAATGATATGTTTCAATTGTTTTCCTAAACTgagtaattttatttaatatttttagaacataaataagataaactattatattagttttaaataatttttattgcaattttataaaataattattgaaataggtaaaattttaaaaaaattatcaaaattggTAAGTTATATCTAGAGATACAACTTCAGTTAAGATTTGATTACACTGAAGTCGTGTTAAACACGACTTCTTCATGATAAAATCGTATCATGTTAACAcgatttttcattttaataattttttaaaattttatttattttaataattaatgtgGGAAATTgtacatttttaataaaaaaaaaatctagtttTAAGGATTAattttatggaaaaaaaatattatatagaaGAGGTTTAGGAGTTCTTCTTAAACTATACTAGTAGAAGAAGCTAGCTTTTAATAACATAATATTGAATTTATGTTATACTTAATATTTGGCGTTGATATTTTGGAATGAAATCGTCCTTTCCTTCTTACCCATCTGATTatgaaaaatcattaaaatacaTTTTGTGCTATGAGATGCATGTGGGATGGTGGTTGCAAGAATAGTATCTGAAAGGAAAATGGGAAAAATGGTTTTGCATATATTGTTGTGAGGTGTAGGTTTGATTGATTCTCATCAAACCCTACCTAATGGCAGTTTTGAAATTGGCATCAAATTCACCATTCATCGTGTGTGGGCTCAGTACTTGATGTACACACTCAAATTATTAGCATCTCTCTTTTTTTGGCAGAAAGGAGAATTCTGAGTATATAACTACAATATGTTCATGTCTTCACTTTACCCGTCAAGTATTAACATTCAGACgaagaattaattattttctaattacaAAATCTTTCGATTAATGAGAAAATCTGTTAAACTTAGTAAACAATATGTTTTGAttagttaatattaattatgttttattatcCCAATAAGAACCCTAGGCATGACAAAGAAGATGCATCACTTTTAGACTGTATCTTAGTTCGTTTGCTTTTATAACTTCATAAGATGCAAATTATAAGTTATTTATATTAGTGTCAGCATATTGCTTCTTTTTAGAAAAGTTTTGGCTAATTGATGTGATTATATATATGCATGCAAAAGGTTTGTTAAATAATATTCACCAGACATAACTTCAGTTTTATGGCGAGTTCAGAGCATGGTTTCTGTTTAGCCACTTGTTTTGCAAAGAAAAGAAGCATAGTTTATTACCTAAGTCTACCATGGTAAccaaataaacaacacaagcaaccaaggTGTAGCaatatcaaattatacaatGAATGTGGCTAAGAGTTATAGATCCCTCTTCCCGGCAAAGTTTAAGGAAAGGTATTCTAAAGAAAAATGCATGcacaatattttatttgtagagCAGAAAGTGTCCTTACTATTGCACTCTGTAGCAGGGAACAATGAAATTTTAGGCCAGTAAATGGCACAAGTACAGAAAAATAGTCCTGCACACTTTGACAGTGATGTTCAAAGTTGTTGACAAATGGCCATATGCACTATGCAGCAGCTTACCAGAAAACCAGAAAATAAAATGCTTCCATGTGCTGCAAAATAACTAGACTATTACACTGCTCGATGGGACCCCACACCTGTATCAGAAAATACTTGTTCTAACAAAatgcaacaaaaatatttttaactattgAAAGCAAGTTAATGCATAAAATTGTTAAAGTATTGTGTGAAattcttttaagaaaaattgTGTTTAATTGCAAATGTGAGTCTGAAAATTAGACGTGTGATATGGAGTTAAGggtgtttttttcttttgcctTTTCATCtattcaatcaaagaactcatCGCTTTGGCGTAAAGACAGCATCATGTGCAGTCATAGAATATTTCGGGGAATTCTAAGTTACCTCTATCTACTCTACCTCTAAGCTTACCTCATCTACTcgtttattaaataaaatattagtgaATGTTAATTGGGAGGTTAAAAAATATTCCCAAAGAAAcgatttatttaatatttatttttgttttaaaatctaAGAATGGGTGTTGAACTTTCTAAAACCCACGTTTCCAACTTTTATCCAGAGATAGCCTTCTCCTTTACtttgataacttttttttaatctcaaagcctgattgaataaaaaaacactTGAAACCGTTTAGAAAACAGAAAAACGCCTTTGCCTAAATCTCCAAATTTTACTGTTCATTTTTTTTCGTTCATTTCATGGACAATGTTGATAAATAGCAAGGccaaaaatatgaaaatggaggcgttttcttcctgcacctccatagttTTTTTTCTGGTATATCTCCATAGATAAGAGAAACTATTATTTAAtccttaaatatatattttggattatatattttgaaagatatttttagatttaaaaatattttttatattctacaatttataatatacttttttaagaaatatattataGATTATAGAATTTATAACgtatttttttatccaaaaataTCTTCTGGATCTTTTGGATtctaaaatttataatgtattttttaagaaaCATATTTCAGATTATAGAATATtgaatcataataaaaaaaatcagtagaATACAAGGTAATTTTGGCATTTTAAGAAATATGGAAGTGCTTATGGAGGTGCTGAAAGAAAATGccaaaaattataaagaataaaactCAATTCCAAATAATACTAAATTTGGGTTGGTGTGCCAAATGCTTTCCTCAAATTCTTTCTACACCTCCATACATTTTTTCTACACCTCCACAAACATAAAAATTTCCATTTTAACCTTTCCAAATTTACTATCTGAAAGTCAAGAGTTTTCTTTGAATTGTGCAATTTAAAAGTTATGTGATGTTCTCTAGGTCGAGTGGTGGCTAAGGCAATGTTTAATGTTTGTGGCCCCTTTGTTATAAGGGAAATCAATAAGGGAGATGTCGACATCGTTGTCGAGGAGTTCGATGTTGGTGGTAACTTTCTTCTCAATAATAAGTATTGTTGAATAAGAAAACTAAGATGATGGAAGTTATTCTGAATTGTGCAATTCAAAATCCaatttttaagaacaaaatgacTTTTAGATTGTGCAATTCTAAAGTTTTTTCATTACACAATTCATAAGACACTTTTGACTTTCAatccaaaaagaaaaatatgagagtttctatgtttatttttttatcatcaacaaaagatatattaaataaccaaatactaagagtgttaagatatattaaataaccAAATATTAAGAGTGTTTCTTtgtaccaaaagaaaaacagatgaCTAAAAAAAAGACAGTTGTACAAAATATTAATCTATTAAGATCCTAATTCCTCTAAACCCAATCTAATCTGTTACAAATAATTATGTATGCGGTGCATAAACATACAAACTACACTCAAGAATGTAGCAACAACTTTAAAGCAGAAAACCCCAGATCAACCATTACCAAAGGATCCTCATGCCTCTAAACTCAATCAAAATCTGCATAGTGTTATGTCTCACTTGTAGATACAAAAAGACTACCCTAAAAAATGCATCAATTTAAATTACTCGAAGAAACAGTAACAAACAAAATCTGTTTCGTGCTCTTGTATTGAGAAAATTGAGTTGTTTAGCAGAAGTTGACAAGCGAATCAGGTGATATGTGTATGAACTGCTTGATGTGACGCCAAGATGGAGGCTCCATTGATACGTTGACGTGAGGCCAATATGAAGGCCTTATTGATACGTTTAAATGGCAGCAAAATGTATGAAGGTGCAAAAAGAACTTACCAAATGTTGTTCACAAAAAGTATATAGTGGAGGcccaaattttttatattttttttatttatatgatcaaatgttcaattttattttggattcGAGTCGGGTTAgattagaaaaaattaaaaattttagtATAGGTCAAAGTTGACTCTATTTCAGTAAAAAACCGACTCACAGACATCTAATAAAAAGTTTAGAAAATACATTGGTGCACTCCAACACAACTAAAAAAACAGGTTGGGGAAAATTGATATGGTCTACAGTATCTCATTTTCCTCTTCAACTCAATTATTTTCTCTAAAAAGAATTCTCAATTAATAAATTCTTTTCTCAATTAATATGTGTCAAGTTTTTACCGTCAGTTGTACACACGTACCACCTCTAGTCCCCATGCTTAGCAATGCCACATATCATCAACCCCTTCACACATTGTTAGATACCCACACATTACATTTAGAATTATCATTTAGTGTTGATACACATATTAAtatgatatttataatttttatttacaaatattattattattatattaacatatGTCATCATATAttgatataataatataataactcTTTTTATCATAgttatttcaattatttaaaattttgttgtaGCTTTCATATTggaaaaaaagtatataaaataaaaagaaaaactaaaaaattcaaatgttgTTTTAAAGTGAGTCATTCTCTTTAAGCAACAACCAGACCAAATTTATCTTCTTGCAcccacaatgttatgcaaagacaaaattatccttattatattttaaagaacttAAAACGCACACAACTACCCAAACcctactctttcttcttccttttgtACATAAACCTGCATTTCTCTTTGTGCACGGTGGCGGCTGCATCTCTTGGCACAGAAAGGCATTTCTCTTGATGGTGGTTAGGTGGTGTCTCCAACGGCTTGGTGGTGGTTCAGTGGTCTCTCTAGGCAGTTTTGTGTTTGGAAAAGAAGGTAAGTaaattttcttttggttttcGGATTTGTAGTTCTATTTTTTTGTGGATTGTCTTTCATAATATATCTTTTGTGATTCCAGATAGTGCAGTCCGCTAGGTTTACATAACAAAGAATCCACAATTTGGATTTTGTACTCCAAAACCGTGATTCCACAAAAGTCCCAAATTGGGTGATCTAGAAATTTCTTGAATTGGTGAGTCTAGAAGTCTTCCGTAAGGTATATCCGGATGTCTGGATCCAGAATGCAAAATGTTgtatttaattctttatattCCAATCTGTTGGTTTTATATGTGGTTCATGATTGCTTGTTTGTGATACTATTCATTAGTTTAGGGTGGGTGAGATTGTGTGCATTGTTTGTAATTTGGTTTAACTTAAATGATGTAAGTGAACAGAAATGGTGAGGACTAGGGGAGGAGGT encodes:
- the LOC137807304 gene encoding auxin-induced protein 22B-like encodes the protein MENTVTYATDLNLKATELRLGLPGTEESEGKTLPAAVRITNKRPLNETSEETLSKGSNAPKTVQTEAAPPAKAKIVGWPPIRSYRKNSLQENEGAGIYVKVSMDGAPYLRKIDLKVYGGYTQLLIALETMFKLTIGEYSEKEGYKGSDYAPTYEDKDGDWMLVGDVPWDMFVTSCKRLRIMKGSEARGLGCGV